A single genomic interval of Streptococcus oralis subsp. dentisani harbors:
- a CDS encoding DNA-directed RNA polymerase subunit alpha, with amino-acid sequence MIEFEKPNITKIDENKDYGKFVIEPLERGYGTTLGNSLRRVLLASLPGAAVTSINIEGVLHEFDTVPGVREDVMQIILNIKGIAVKSYVEDEKIIELDVEGPAEITAGDILTDSDIEIVNPDHYLFTIGEGSSLKATMTVNSGRGYVPADENKKDNAPVGTLAVDSIYTPVTKVNYQVEPARVGSNDGFDKLTLEILTNGTIIPEDALGLSARILTEHLDLFTNLTEIAKSTEVMKEADTESDDRILDRTIEELDLSVRSYNCLKRAGINTVHDLTEKSEAEMMKVRNLGRKSLEEVKLKLIDLGLGLKDK; translated from the coding sequence ATGATCGAGTTTGAAAAACCAAATATAACAAAAATTGATGAAAATAAAGATTATGGCAAGTTTGTAATCGAACCGCTTGAACGTGGCTACGGTACAACTCTTGGTAACTCTCTTCGTCGTGTACTACTAGCTTCTCTACCAGGAGCAGCAGTGACATCTATCAACATTGAAGGTGTCTTGCATGAGTTCGACACAGTTCCAGGTGTTCGTGAAGACGTGATGCAAATCATTCTGAACATTAAAGGGATTGCAGTGAAATCATACGTTGAAGACGAAAAAATTATTGAGCTTGACGTTGAAGGCCCTGCTGAAATTACAGCTGGAGACATTTTGACTGACAGTGATATTGAGATTGTAAATCCAGATCATTATCTCTTTACAATCGGTGAAGGTTCTTCCCTAAAAGCGACAATGACTGTTAACAGTGGTCGTGGATATGTACCTGCTGATGAAAACAAAAAAGATAATGCACCAGTTGGAACACTTGCTGTAGATTCTATTTATACACCAGTTACAAAAGTCAACTATCAAGTTGAACCTGCTCGTGTAGGTAGCAACGATGGTTTTGACAAATTAACCCTTGAAATCTTGACTAATGGAACAATTATTCCAGAAGATGCTTTAGGGCTTTCAGCACGAATCTTGACAGAACATCTTGATTTGTTTACAAATCTTACTGAGATTGCTAAGTCAACTGAAGTGATGAAAGAAGCTGATACTGAATCTGACGATCGTATTTTGGATCGTACGATTGAGGAACTGGACTTGTCTGTGCGTTCATACAACTGTTTGAAACGTGCCGGTATCAACACTGTGCATGATTTGACAGAAAAATCTGAAGCAGAGATGATGAAAGTACGAAATCTTGGACGCAAGAGTTTGGAAGAAGTGAAACTCAAACTCATTGACTTGGGTCTTGGATTAAAAGATAAATAA
- the rplQ gene encoding 50S ribosomal protein L17, protein MAYRKLGRTSSQRKAMLRDLTTDLLINESIVTTEARAKEIRKTVEKMITLGKRGDLHARRQAAAFVRNEIASENYDEATDKYTSTTALQKLFSEIAPRYAERNGGYTRILKTEPRRGDAAPMAIIELV, encoded by the coding sequence ATGGCTTACCGTAAACTAGGACGCACTAGCTCACAACGTAAAGCAATGCTTCGCGATTTGACAACTGACCTTTTGATCAACGAATCAATCGTGACAACTGAAGCTCGTGCTAAAGAAATCCGTAAAACTGTTGAAAAAATGATTACTCTAGGTAAACGTGGTGATTTGCACGCACGTCGTCAAGCAGCTGCTTTCGTACGTAATGAAATCGCATCTGAAAACTATGATGAAGCAACTGATAAGTACACTTCTACTACAGCACTTCAAAAATTGTTCTCAGAAATCGCACCTCGTTATGCTGAACGTAACGGTGGATACACTCGTATCCTTAAAACTGAACCACGTCGTGGTGATGCTGCGCCAATGGCGATCATCGAATTAGTATAA
- a CDS encoding ACT domain-containing protein has protein sequence MKAIITVVGKDKAGIVAGVSTKIAELGLNIDDISQTVLDEYFTMMAVVSSDEKQDFTYLRNEFETFGQTLNVKINIQSAAIFDAMYNI, from the coding sequence ATGAAGGCTATTATTACAGTGGTTGGTAAGGACAAGGCTGGGATCGTTGCAGGCGTGTCTACTAAGATTGCAGAGTTGGGTTTGAATATTGACGATATCTCTCAGACGGTGTTGGATGAATACTTTACTATGATGGCGGTCGTTTCTAGTGACGAAAAACAGGATTTCACTTATCTGCGAAATGAGTTTGAAACTTTCGGTCAGACCTTGAATGTCAAAATCAATATTCAAAGTGCGGCGATTTTTGACGCTATGTATAATATCTAG
- the rpsM gene encoding 30S ribosomal protein S13, translating to MARIAGVDIPNDKRVVISLTYVYGIGLATSKKILAAAGISEDVRVRDLTSDQEDAIRREVDAIKVEGDLRREVNLNIKRLMEIGSYRGIRHRRGLPVRGQNTKNNARTRKGKAVAIAGKKK from the coding sequence ATGGCTCGTATTGCTGGAGTTGACATTCCAAATGACAAACGCGTAGTAATCTCATTGACTTACGTTTATGGTATCGGACTTGCAACATCTAAGAAAATTTTGGCTGCTGCTGGAATCTCAGAAGATGTTCGTGTACGTGACCTTACATCAGATCAAGAAGATGCTATCCGTCGTGAAGTGGATGCAATCAAAGTTGAAGGTGACCTTCGTCGTGAAGTAAACTTGAACATCAAACGTTTGATGGAAATCGGTTCTTACCGTGGTATTCGTCACCGTCGTGGACTTCCTGTCCGTGGACAAAACACTAAAAACAACGCTCGCACTCGTAAAGGTAAAGCTGTTGCGATTGCTGGTAAGAAAAAATAA
- the rpmJ gene encoding 50S ribosomal protein L36: MKVRPSVKPICEYCKVIRRNGRVMVICPANPKHKQRQG, encoded by the coding sequence ATGAAAGTAAGACCATCGGTCAAACCAATTTGCGAATACTGTAAAGTAATTCGTCGTAATGGTCGTGTTATGGTAATTTGCCCAGCAAATCCAAAACACAAACAACGTCAAGGATAA
- the secY gene encoding preprotein translocase subunit SecY: protein MFFKLLKEALKVKKVRSKILFTIFIILVFRIGTSITVPGVNAKSLEALSGLSFLNMLSLVSGNAMKNFSVFALGVSPYITASIVVQLLQMDIVPKFVEWGKQGEVGRRKINQATRYIALVLAFVQSIGITAGFNTLSGAKLLTTDLTPQVFVTIGIILTAGTMIVTWLGEQITDKGYGNGVSMIIFAGIVASIPEMIHGIYVDYFVNIPSDRLTSSIIFVVILIIAVLLIVYFTTYVQQAEYKIPIQYTKVAQGAPSSSYLPLKVNPAGVIPVIFASSITAAPAAILQFVSAMGLDWTWVRTAQEMLATTSPTGVAMYALLIILFTFFYTFVQINPEKAAENLQKSGAYIHGVRPGKGTEEFMSKLLRRLATVGSLFLGVISILPIVAKDVFGLSEAVAFGGTSLLIIISTGIEGIKQLEGYLLKRKYVGFMDKTE, encoded by the coding sequence ATGTTTTTTAAATTATTAAAAGAGGCCCTCAAGGTTAAGAAAGTACGATCAAAAATTCTCTTTACGATTTTTATCATACTTGTCTTCCGTATCGGGACTAGTATTACTGTACCAGGTGTGAATGCAAAAAGTCTGGAAGCTTTGAGTGGATTATCCTTCTTGAACATGCTTAGTTTAGTTTCAGGGAATGCCATGAAGAACTTTTCGGTTTTTGCACTCGGTGTGAGTCCGTATATCACAGCTTCCATCGTTGTTCAATTGCTACAAATGGATATTGTTCCAAAGTTTGTAGAGTGGGGCAAGCAGGGGGAAGTAGGACGGAGAAAGATAAACCAAGCGACTCGTTATATTGCGCTTGTACTTGCGTTTGTGCAATCAATCGGAATCACTGCTGGTTTTAACACTCTATCTGGTGCAAAATTATTAACGACAGATCTAACCCCTCAAGTCTTTGTTACGATTGGCATTATCCTGACTGCAGGTACTATGATTGTTACTTGGCTCGGGGAGCAAATCACTGATAAGGGATATGGTAACGGGGTGTCTATGATTATCTTTGCTGGGATTGTGGCTTCAATTCCAGAGATGATTCATGGCATCTACGTGGACTATTTTGTCAATATTCCAAGTGATCGGTTGACGTCATCTATTATATTTGTCGTTATTCTCATTATCGCTGTTTTGTTGATTGTTTACTTTACAACATATGTACAACAGGCAGAATATAAAATTCCGATCCAATATACAAAAGTTGCTCAAGGTGCTCCATCCAGTTCTTACCTTCCTTTGAAGGTTAATCCTGCTGGTGTTATCCCAGTTATCTTTGCAAGTTCGATTACGGCAGCTCCTGCGGCTATTCTTCAGTTTGTCAGCGCTATGGGGCTTGATTGGACTTGGGTACGTACAGCACAAGAAATGCTTGCGACAACATCTCCAACAGGTGTTGCCATGTATGCGCTGCTGATTATTCTCTTTACATTCTTCTATACATTTGTACAGATCAATCCAGAGAAAGCAGCAGAAAACTTGCAAAAGAGCGGAGCCTATATCCACGGTGTCCGTCCTGGTAAGGGAACAGAAGAGTTCATGTCGAAACTTCTTCGTCGCCTTGCAACCGTCGGTTCCCTTTTCCTTGGTGTGATTTCAATCTTGCCGATTGTAGCAAAAGATGTCTTTGGGCTCTCAGAAGCGGTTGCTTTTGGGGGAACTAGTCTTTTGATCATTATTTCGACAGGTATTGAAGGAATCAAACAGCTAGAAGGTTACCTATTGAAACGTAAGTATGTTGGTTTCATGGACAAAACAGAATAA
- a CDS encoding GNAT family N-acetyltransferase, producing the protein MPVNEYGQIIGESMEGYTPGELPSIDFLEGRYAQIEALSVEKHAEDLLAVYGPDTPREMWTYLFQEPVADMEELVTVLNQMLARKDRFYYAIIDKATGKALGTFSLMRIDQNNRVIEVGAVTFSPELRGTRIGTEAQYLLARYVFEEINYRRYEWKCDALNLPSKRAAERLGFVYEGTFRQAVVYKERTRDTDWLSMIDKDWSQVKARLEAWLAPENFDKNGRQYKSLREF; encoded by the coding sequence ATGCCAGTAAATGAATATGGTCAGATAATTGGTGAGTCAATGGAAGGTTATACTCCAGGAGAATTGCCTTCCATTGATTTCTTAGAAGGGCGCTACGCTCAGATAGAGGCTCTTTCAGTGGAAAAGCATGCGGAGGATTTATTAGCTGTTTATGGACCTGATACGCCTCGGGAGATGTGGACCTACCTTTTTCAGGAACCAGTGGCAGATATGGAGGAACTGGTTACTGTCTTAAATCAGATGTTGGCTCGTAAGGACCGTTTTTACTATGCGATTATAGATAAGGCAACTGGTAAGGCCTTGGGGACTTTTTCTCTCATGCGCATTGACCAGAATAACCGAGTAATAGAAGTGGGAGCTGTCACTTTTTCTCCAGAACTCAGGGGAACACGTATAGGGACAGAGGCTCAATATCTACTGGCACGGTATGTTTTTGAGGAGATTAACTATCGTCGCTATGAGTGGAAATGCGATGCTCTAAATCTGCCATCAAAACGAGCTGCGGAACGTTTGGGCTTTGTCTATGAAGGGACCTTCCGCCAGGCAGTCGTATATAAGGAGCGTACGAGGGATACGGATTGGCTCTCTATGATTGATAAGGACTGGTCTCAAGTCAAAGCTCGTTTGGAAGCATGGCTGGCTCCTGAAAATTTTGATAAAAATGGACGGCAGTACAAGAGCTTGAGAGAATTCTAA
- the infA gene encoding translation initiation factor IF-1, with translation MAKDDVIEVEGKVVDTMPNAMFTVELENGHQILATVSGKIRKNYIRILAGDRVTVEMSPYDLTRGRITYRFK, from the coding sequence GTGGCAAAAGACGATGTGATTGAAGTTGAAGGCAAAGTAGTTGATACAATGCCTAACGCAATGTTTACGGTTGAACTTGAAAATGGACATCAGATTTTAGCAACAGTTTCTGGTAAAATTCGTAAAAACTATATTCGTATTTTAGCGGGAGATCGTGTTACTGTCGAGATGAGTCCATATGACTTGACACGTGGACGTATCACTTACCGCTTTAAATAA
- a CDS encoding histidine phosphatase family protein — protein MSKVRLYLVRHGKTMFNTIGRAQGWSDTPLTAEGELGIHELGIGLRESGLQFDRAYSSDSGRTIQTMGIILEELGLQGKIPYRMDKRIREWCFGSFDGAYDGDLFMGLIPRIFNVDHVHQLSYAELAEGLVEVDTAGWAEGWEKLSSRIKEGFEAIAKEMEEQGGGNALVVSHGMTIGTIVYLINGMHPHGLDNGSVTILEYENGQFTVQVVGDRSYRELGREKMEENKH, from the coding sequence ATGTCTAAAGTAAGATTGTACTTGGTCCGTCATGGAAAAACGATGTTTAACACGATTGGACGTGCGCAAGGATGGAGTGATACACCTCTAACAGCAGAAGGTGAGTTGGGAATTCATGAGTTAGGAATTGGCTTGAGAGAGTCTGGTTTGCAGTTTGACCGAGCTTATTCTAGCGATTCAGGGCGCACTATTCAAACCATGGGAATTATCCTGGAAGAACTCGGCTTGCAGGGGAAAATTCCTTATCGAATGGATAAGCGAATCCGTGAGTGGTGTTTTGGTAGTTTTGATGGAGCCTATGATGGGGACCTCTTTATGGGGTTGATTCCGAGAATTTTCAATGTAGACCATGTTCATCAGTTGTCCTATGCGGAACTAGCAGAAGGTTTGGTAGAGGTTGATACAGCTGGCTGGGCAGAAGGTTGGGAAAAACTCAGTAGTCGAATCAAGGAAGGCTTTGAAGCGATTGCCAAAGAAATGGAAGAACAAGGTGGGGGAAATGCCCTCGTTGTCAGCCATGGAATGACGATTGGAACCATTGTTTATCTGATCAATGGTATGCATCCGCATGGTCTAGATAATGGTAGCGTGACGATTCTTGAATATGAGAACGGTCAGTTTACGGTCCAAGTCGTTGGCGACCGCAGCTATCGGGAACTGGGACGTGAGAAGATGGAAGAAAATAAGCATTGA
- a CDS encoding PFL family protein produces MDIRQVTETIAMIEEQNFDIRTITMGISLLDCIDPDIERAAEKIYQKITTKAANLVAVGDEIAAELGIPIVNKRVSVTPISLIGAATDATDYVVLAKALDKAAKEIGVDFIGGFSALVQKGYQKGDEILINSIPRALAETDKVCSSVNIGSTKSGINMTAVADMGRIIKETASLSDMGAAKLVVFANAVEDNPFMAGAFHGVGEADVIINVGVSGPGVVKRALEKVRGQSFDVVAETVKKTAFKITRIGQLVGQMASERLGVDFGIVDLSLAPTPAVGDSVARVLEEMGLETVGTHGTTAALALLNDQVKKGGVMACNQVGGLSGAFIPVSEDEGMIAAVQNGSLNLEKLEAMTAICSVGLDMIAIPEDTPAETIAAMIADEAAIGVINMKTTAVRIIPKGKEGDMIEFGGLLGTAPVMKVNGTSSVDFISRGGQIPAPIHSFKN; encoded by the coding sequence ATGGATATTAGACAAGTTACAGAAACCATTGCCATGATTGAGGAGCAGAACTTCGATATCAGAACCATCACCATGGGGATTTCCCTTTTGGACTGTATTGATCCAGATATTGAACGTGCTGCTGAAAAGATTTACCAAAAAATCACCACTAAAGCTGCAAATCTAGTGGCTGTGGGAGATGAAATTGCTGCAGAACTTGGGATTCCTATTGTTAATAAACGGGTATCGGTGACTCCGATTTCATTGATTGGTGCAGCGACTGATGCGACAGACTATGTTGTTTTGGCAAAGGCACTTGACAAGGCTGCCAAGGAGATTGGTGTTGACTTTATCGGTGGATTCTCAGCTTTGGTACAAAAAGGCTACCAAAAAGGAGATGAAATCCTCATCAATTCTATCCCGCGAGCTCTAGCTGAGACAGACAAGGTTTGTTCGTCTGTCAATATCGGCTCAACCAAGTCAGGCATCAACATGACTGCGGTCGCAGATATGGGACGTATTATCAAGGAAACAGCGAGCTTATCGGATATGGGAGCTGCCAAGTTGGTCGTATTTGCTAACGCCGTTGAGGATAATCCTTTTATGGCGGGAGCCTTCCACGGTGTCGGTGAAGCAGATGTTATCATCAATGTCGGGGTTTCTGGTCCGGGAGTTGTCAAGCGTGCCTTAGAAAAAGTTCGTGGACAGAGCTTTGATGTAGTAGCGGAAACAGTCAAGAAAACGGCATTCAAGATAACTCGTATCGGTCAATTGGTTGGGCAAATGGCGAGTGAACGCCTTGGTGTTGACTTTGGAATTGTCGACCTAAGTTTGGCACCTACTCCTGCGGTTGGTGATTCTGTGGCACGTGTCCTTGAGGAAATGGGCCTAGAAACAGTTGGCACGCATGGGACGACGGCTGCCCTCGCTCTTTTGAATGACCAAGTTAAAAAGGGCGGAGTGATGGCTTGTAACCAAGTCGGTGGCTTGTCAGGTGCTTTTATCCCCGTTTCTGAAGATGAGGGGATGATTGCTGCAGTGCAAAATGGCTCTCTGAATTTAGAAAAACTAGAAGCCATGACGGCTATCTGTTCTGTTGGGTTGGATATGATTGCCATTCCAGAAGATACGCCTGCTGAAACCATTGCAGCTATGATTGCGGATGAGGCGGCAATTGGTGTCATTAACATGAAGACAACGGCCGTCCGTATCATTCCAAAGGGCAAAGAAGGCGATATGATTGAGTTTGGTGGCTTGCTAGGAACAGCTCCAGTTATGAAAGTCAACGGGACTTCGTCTGTTGATTTCATCTCTCGCGGTGGTCAAATTCCTGCGCCAATCCATAGTTTTAAAAATTAA
- the rplO gene encoding 50S ribosomal protein L15 — MKLHELKPAEGSRKVRNRVGRGTSSGNGKTSGRGQKGQKARSGGGVRLGFEGGQTPLFRRLPKRGFTNINAKEYAIVNLDQLNVFEDGTEVTPVVLIEAGIVKAEKSGVKILGNGELTKKLTVKAAKFSKTAEEAITAKGGSVEVI; from the coding sequence ATGAAACTTCATGAATTGAAACCTGCAGAAGGTTCTCGTAAAGTACGTAACCGTGTTGGTCGTGGTACTTCATCAGGTAACGGTAAAACATCTGGTCGCGGTCAAAAAGGTCAAAAAGCTCGTAGCGGTGGCGGAGTTCGCCTTGGTTTTGAAGGTGGACAAACTCCATTGTTCCGTCGTCTTCCAAAACGTGGATTCACTAACATCAACGCTAAAGAATACGCAATTGTAAATCTTGATCAATTGAACGTTTTTGAAGATGGTACTGAAGTTACTCCAGTTGTTCTTATCGAAGCAGGAATTGTAAAGGCTGAAAAATCAGGTGTTAAAATTCTTGGTAACGGTGAGTTGACTAAGAAGTTGACTGTGAAAGCAGCTAAATTCTCAAAAACAGCTGAAGAAGCTATCACTGCTAAAGGTGGTTCAGTAGAAGTCATCTAG
- the rpsK gene encoding 30S ribosomal protein S11, whose translation MAKPTRKRRVKKNIESGIAHIHATFNNTIVMITDVHGNAIAWSSAGALGFKGSRKSTPFAAQMASEAAAKSAQEHGLKSVEVTVKGPGSGRESAIRALAAAGLEVTAIRDVTPVPHNGARPPKRRRV comes from the coding sequence TTGGCTAAACCAACACGTAAACGTCGTGTGAAAAAGAATATCGAATCTGGTATTGCTCATATTCACGCTACATTTAATAACACTATTGTTATGATTACTGATGTGCATGGTAATGCAATTGCTTGGTCATCAGCTGGTGCTCTTGGTTTCAAAGGTTCTCGTAAATCTACACCATTCGCTGCCCAAATGGCTTCTGAAGCTGCTGCTAAATCTGCACAAGAACACGGTCTTAAATCAGTTGAAGTTACTGTAAAAGGTCCAGGTTCTGGTCGTGAGTCAGCTATTCGTGCGCTTGCTGCCGCTGGTCTTGAAGTAACAGCAATTCGTGATGTGACTCCAGTGCCACACAATGGTGCTCGTCCTCCAAAACGTCGCCGTGTATAA
- a CDS encoding adenylate kinase, translating into MNLLIMGLPGAGKGTQAAKIVEQFHVAHISTGDMFRAAMANQTEMGVLAKSYIDKGELVPDEVTNGIVKERLSQDDIKETGFLLDGYPRTIEQAHALDKTLAELGIELEGVINIEVNPDCLLERLSGRIIHRETGETFHKVFNPPVDYKEKDYYQREDDKPETVKRRLDVNIAQGEPIIAHYRAQGLVHDIEGNQDINDVFKDIEKVLTNLK; encoded by the coding sequence ATGAATCTTTTGATTATGGGCTTACCTGGAGCAGGTAAGGGAACGCAAGCAGCTAAAATTGTGGAACAATTCCACGTGGCACACATTTCAACTGGGGATATGTTCCGTGCTGCTATGGCAAATCAAACTGAAATGGGTGTGCTTGCAAAGTCATACATCGACAAAGGTGAGTTGGTTCCAGATGAAGTTACAAATGGAATTGTTAAAGAACGCCTTTCACAGGATGATATCAAAGAAACAGGTTTCTTGTTAGATGGTTACCCACGTACGATTGAACAAGCTCATGCCTTGGATAAAACATTGGCTGAACTTGGTATTGAATTGGAAGGTGTGATCAACATCGAAGTGAATCCAGACTGTCTCTTGGAACGTTTAAGTGGCCGTATCATCCACCGCGAAACAGGTGAAACCTTCCACAAAGTTTTCAACCCACCAGTTGACTACAAAGAAAAAGATTACTACCAACGTGAAGATGACAAACCTGAGACAGTGAAACGTCGCTTGGATGTGAATATCGCCCAAGGTGAACCAATCATTGCTCACTACCGTGCACAAGGTTTAGTTCACGATATCGAAGGAAATCAAGATATCAATGATGTGTTCAAAGATATCGAAAAAGTATTGACAAATTTGAAATAA
- the leuS gene encoding leucine--tRNA ligase, with protein MSFYNHKEIEPKWQGYWAQHHTFKTGTDASKPKFYALDMFPYPSGAGLHVGHPEGYTATDILSRYKRAQGYNVLHPMGWDAFGLPAEQYAMDTGNDPAEFTAENIANFKRQINALGFSYDWDREVNTTDPNYYKWTQWIFTKLYEKGLAYEAEVPVNWVEELGTAIANEEVLPDGTSERGGYPVVRKPMRQWMLKITAYAERLLNDLDELDWPESIKDMQRNWIGKSTGANVTFKVKGTDKEFTVFTTRPDTLFGATFTVLAPEHDLVDAITSPEQADAVADYKHQASLKSDLARTDLAKEKTGVWTGAYAINPVNGKEIPIWIADYVLASYGTGAVMAVPAHDQRDWEFAKQFDLPIVEVLEGGNVEEVAYTEDGLHVNSDFLDGLNKEDAIAKIVAWLEEKGCGQEKVTYRLRDWLFSRQRYWGEPIPIIHWEDGTSTAVPESELPLVLPVTKDIRPSGTGESPLANLTDWLEVTREDGVKGRRETNTMPQWAGSSWYYLRYIDPHNTEKLADEDLLKQWLPVDIYVGGAEHAVLHLLYARFWHKFLYDLGVVPTKEPFQKLFNQGMILGTSYRDHRGALVATDKVEKRDGSFFHVETGEELEQAPAKMSKSLKNVVNPDDVVEQYGADTLRVYEMFMGPLDASIAWSEEGLEGSRKFLDRVYRLITSKEIVAENNGALDKVYNETVKSVTEQIESMKFNTAIAQLMVFVNAANKEDKLYVDYAKGFIQLIAPFAPHLAEELWQIVAAIGESISYVAWPTWDESKLVEDEIEIVVQIKGKVRAKLMVAKDLSREELQEIALADEKVKAEIDGKEIVKVISVPNKLVNIVVK; from the coding sequence ATGAGTTTTTACAATCATAAAGAAATTGAGCCTAAGTGGCAGGGCTACTGGGCTCAACATCATACATTTAAGACAGGAACAGATGCCTCAAAACCGAAGTTTTATGCTCTCGACATGTTCCCATATCCTTCAGGAGCGGGTCTGCACGTAGGACATCCAGAAGGCTATACAGCAACGGATATTCTCAGCCGTTACAAACGTGCGCAAGGCTACAATGTCCTTCACCCAATGGGTTGGGATGCCTTTGGTTTGCCTGCAGAGCAATACGCTATGGATACGGGGAATGACCCAGCAGAATTTACAGCGGAAAACATTGCCAACTTCAAACGTCAAATCAATGCGCTTGGATTCTCTTACGACTGGGATCGTGAAGTCAACACAACAGATCCAAACTATTACAAGTGGACTCAGTGGATCTTCACCAAGCTCTACGAAAAAGGCTTGGCCTATGAAGCCGAAGTGCCAGTAAACTGGGTTGAGGAACTAGGAACAGCCATTGCTAACGAAGAAGTCCTTCCTGATGGAACTTCTGAGCGTGGTGGCTATCCCGTTGTCCGCAAACCAATGCGCCAATGGATGCTCAAAATTACGGCCTATGCAGAGCGCTTGCTTAACGACTTGGATGAACTGGATTGGCCAGAATCTATCAAGGATATGCAACGTAACTGGATTGGGAAATCAACTGGTGCCAATGTAACTTTCAAAGTGAAAGGGACTGACAAGGAATTTACCGTCTTTACCACTCGTCCTGATACTCTTTTCGGTGCGACATTCACAGTCTTGGCTCCTGAGCATGACTTGGTTGACGCCATCACAAGCCCAGAGCAAGCTGATGCAGTTGCAGACTACAAACACCAAGCTAGTCTCAAGTCTGACTTGGCTCGTACCGACCTTGCTAAAGAAAAAACTGGTGTTTGGACAGGTGCCTATGCCATCAACCCTGTCAATGGTAAAGAAATTCCAATCTGGATTGCGGACTATGTTCTTGCTAGCTATGGTACAGGTGCGGTTATGGCTGTTCCTGCCCATGACCAACGTGACTGGGAATTTGCTAAACAATTTGACCTTCCAATCGTAGAAGTACTTGAAGGTGGAAACGTTGAAGAGGTTGCTTACACAGAAGATGGACTTCATGTCAATTCAGACTTCCTAGATGGCTTGAATAAAGAAGACGCAATTGCTAAGATTGTGGCTTGGTTGGAAGAAAAAGGTTGTGGGCAAGAGAAGGTGACCTACCGTCTCCGCGACTGGCTCTTCAGTCGTCAACGTTACTGGGGTGAGCCAATTCCAATCATTCATTGGGAAGATGGGACTTCAACAGCTGTTCCTGAAAGTGAATTGCCACTTGTCTTGCCAGTCACCAAGGATATCCGTCCTTCAGGTACAGGGGAAAGCCCATTGGCTAACTTGACAGACTGGCTTGAAGTGACTCGTGAAGATGGTGTCAAAGGTCGTCGTGAAACAAACACTATGCCACAATGGGCAGGTTCAAGCTGGTACTATCTTCGCTATATCGATCCGCACAACACAGAGAAATTGGCTGATGAGGACCTTCTCAAACAATGGTTACCAGTAGATATCTACGTGGGTGGAGCAGAGCATGCTGTACTTCACTTGCTTTACGCTCGTTTCTGGCACAAATTTCTCTATGACCTCGGCGTTGTTCCAACTAAGGAACCATTCCAAAAACTCTTTAACCAAGGAATGATTTTGGGAACAAGCTACCGTGACCATCGTGGTGCTCTTGTGGCAACTGACAAGGTTGAAAAACGTGATGGTTCCTTCTTCCATGTGGAAACAGGGGAAGAATTGGAGCAAGCACCAGCCAAGATGTCTAAATCCCTCAAGAACGTTGTTAACCCAGACGATGTGGTGGAACAATATGGTGCCGATACCCTTCGTGTCTATGAAATGTTCATGGGACCACTTGATGCTTCGATCGCTTGGTCTGAAGAAGGTCTGGAAGGAAGCCGTAAGTTCCTTGACCGTGTTTACCGTTTGATTACAAGTAAAGAAATTGTTGCGGAAAATAATGGCGCTCTTGACAAGGTCTACAATGAAACAGTTAAATCTGTCACTGAACAAATCGAATCCATGAAATTCAACACAGCCATTGCCCAACTTATGGTCTTTGTCAACGCTGCTAATAAGGAAGACAAACTCTATGTGGACTATGCCAAAGGCTTTATCCAATTGATTGCCCCATTTGCACCTCACTTGGCAGAAGAACTCTGGCAAATTGTTGCAGCAATAGGTGAATCCATCTCTTACGTGGCTTGGCCAACATGGGACGAAAGCAAATTGGTTGAAGACGAAATCGAAATCGTCGTCCAAATCAAAGGAAAAGTTCGTGCCAAATTGATGGTTGCTAAAGACCTATCACGCGAAGAATTGCAAGAAATTGCTCTGGCTGACGAAAAAGTCAAAGCGGAGATTGACGGCAAGGAAATCGTGAAGGTGATTAGTGTACCAAATAAATTGGTTAATATCGTTGTGAAATAA